Genomic segment of Candidatus Chlorohelix allophototropha:
CTCAGATGTTATATATGCAATCTAACTATCTTGTCAACTTTCGCTTTCAGCCGGATTTTCAGACAAAGGGCGATTTATATTTAAATCCGTAAATCGAGGTTTGAGGTACATCGAACAGAGTGAGCGTTTTCAGGGGCGCGCAGACCCGTGCCCGATTCGGATTTCAAAGCGAATTACAGAGTTGGGCGGCTTATCATCTACCTTGTGGAAAATTCATGTTGGCAGATTTACGTTAGTGCTACTATCATTATGGCGAATGGCTGCCGGCTCTGCTAGAATTGATGGAATGGACGGTAGTTATCTGTAGATGCCGCCATACAAATGTAGCTACCGGCATCTAGCAGTAGATGTTGGGCTTGTATATCTACTCTAATGTTGGGCAGATGCAACAGGAAGGGTGCAACCATGATCCTCCCCAAAGACCGCGACCACCGCTTCATCACCATTCGCCGTGGGGGGATGCTCACGGACTCTGATCATCGACTCCTAGCTTTGTGGGCGGCTGCGTGCGCAGAACACGTTTTGCACCTCTTCGAGAAGGTGCAACCCTCGGATCCGCGCCCTCGCCAAGCGATCGAGCAGGCTCGGGCATGGGTGCGCGGCGAGATCAAGATGTCTCAGTCCCGCGCGGCGGGTGGTCATGCCATGGCTGCCGCAAGAGATCTGCGTGGAGCCGCCAGGTACGCTGCATATGCTGCCGGGCAGGCGGCAGTGGTGGCACATGTCGCTGCACATGAGCTTGGTGCTGCGGCTTACGCGATCAAGGCTGTGCGTGCGGTTGCCCCCGGAAGCGAGGGTGAGAGCGCCGGTCGGATCGAGTGCCGTTGGCAACGCGAACAGCTTCCGGATGCGATTCGCGAACTCGTTCTGGAGGATCAGCGGTTACGAAATGAGATTTGCTGGTCAGTGTTCGACTGCTGATGGGCGTGACTAGCTTGTTTGTACTGCCCCACAAGTGCTTCGACCCACTGTTGCGAGCGCGTTACGTTGTCGCCGGAAGCGATTGAGTCCCTTGTTTATTTATCATTCCAGCGGTTTGGGAGTCTCCAACGTAGCGCGGCGGATTGCGGCAGACTGGCGAAGGGCTACGGGAGCTTTGCGCCCGATTGCCACCGCGCCGACCACTACGATTGCCACCAACGCGGTTATGAAGGTGATTTTTTCGCCGAGTAGGAAGCTGGATATTATCAGTGTCATGAAGGGTTGCAATAGCTGTAGCTGACCCACTCGCGCCACGCCACCCATCGCCAAACCGCGATACCAAGCGAAGAAGCCCACGTATTGGCTCAGAATCGCTACATAGAGGAAGCACAGCCATGCTTCGAGGGGGGCGTTGAAGAGCGGGGTTATGCCGGTGCGGGCTACTTCAAAGCCCATCATGATTGCCAATACGGGCCAGATTAGCACCATTACCCAGCTTATAACTTGCCAACTGCCAAGCTCGCGGGAAAGGCGTGCGCCCTCAGCGTAGCCTACGCCCGAAGCGGCAACCGCACCGAGTAGCATTAAGTCTGCCGGTTCGAGTGAGCCGCCACCTTGCGCCAGCGCGTACCAGATTACCGCACCGCTGCCGATGAGGCTGGCTGCCCAAAAGAGTGGCGAGGGGCGTTCTCCGGCGCGTATTGTCGCTGCCAGCGCAGTTGCCAGCGGTTGTAGGGCGAGGGTGATTGCGCCATGCGAGGCGGGTAACGTACTCATGGCAGCGGTGGCGAGCATGGGAAAGCCTAGCCCAATCATCAAGCCGATGATGTAAAGCTGCACTAGCTGTCGCCGATTCGGGAATTTCTGGCGAGTGAAGAATAGTACCACCGCTGCCAATATTCCCGCTACTACCACGCGCCCTTCGCTGATGAA
This window contains:
- a CDS encoding putative immunity protein, producing MLTDSDHRLLALWAAACAEHVLHLFEKVQPSDPRPRQAIEQARAWVRGEIKMSQSRAAGGHAMAAARDLRGAARYAAYAAGQAAVVAHVAAHELGAAAYAIKAVRAVAPGSEGESAGRIECRWQREQLPDAIRELVLEDQRLRNEICWSVFDC
- a CDS encoding DMT family transporter, producing the protein MKNANNATKGLLLGLVGVAVFSMTLPATRIGIGSFSPWFISEGRVVVAGILAAVVLFFTRQKFPNRRQLVQLYIIGLMIGLGFPMLATAAMSTLPASHGAITLALQPLATALAATIRAGERPSPLFWAASLIGSGAVIWYALAQGGGSLEPADLMLLGAVAASGVGYAEGARLSRELGSWQVISWVMVLIWPVLAIMMGFEVARTGITPLFNAPLEAWLCFLYVAILSQYVGFFAWYRGLAMGGVARVGQLQLLQPFMTLIISSFLLGEKITFITALVAIVVVGAVAIGRKAPVALRQSAAIRRATLETPKPLE